One segment of Anatilimnocola aggregata DNA contains the following:
- a CDS encoding type II toxin-antitoxin system VapC family toxin, producing MIVIDSDHLSILQQNRSPQLSRLLAAMDQSVDTDFATTAISLEEQMRGWLAAINRTREVIDQPRYYARLTGLIDFYSRWQVIPFDESAAEMFLAHRQAGVRIGTMDLKIAAICLSKNSLLLSANLRDFEQVPGLRVENWLK from the coding sequence ATGATCGTCATCGATTCAGATCACCTCTCGATCCTGCAGCAGAATCGGAGTCCGCAATTAAGTCGGCTTCTGGCTGCCATGGATCAATCTGTAGATACCGATTTCGCAACCACTGCGATATCTCTGGAAGAGCAGATGCGGGGCTGGCTCGCCGCAATTAATCGCACTCGTGAAGTTATCGATCAACCTCGCTATTACGCTCGATTAACTGGACTGATCGACTTCTATTCCCGCTGGCAGGTAATACCGTTCGACGAGAGTGCAGCCGAGATGTTTCTAGCCCATCGCCAGGCAGGGGTTCGCATTGGAACCATGGACTTAAAGATCGCGGCAATTTGCCTATCCAAAAACTCGCTGCTACTTTCGGCGAACTTACGAGACTTTGAACAAGTTCCGGGCTTGAGAGTCGAAAACTGGTTGAAGTAG
- a CDS encoding AI-2E family transporter: MARLVSFVVLLVILILIALLFFRVMESFLLPVFLAALLGVVFQPLYRWTVAHCRNQRYVAATLTTLMVLITVLAPAALVLTLAGAQGLSLATQLQGTDVRKKLDELRSEYSLDIPIRDDLQGIDFKLKAWRDQLRNGETPKYSEVSVENLITRVERIEAWRKQAIEAGVHANPIPLLAQLEILRKVESESPQGDDALLAAVAEFRIYKRDLLGGAFLSVVKEVVNPTDEQIEKLFGPSFAIGSKLYSYGGETLIILGKLLIGTIIIIATLFFLFAEGSRMLDAAIRLSPLEERYVRELVSEFDRVCRAVVAATLLSAVAQGILAGIGFYFAGLEHSVALLMLLTMVLAMVPFTGAASVWVPVCVYLYMYKGDTTAAVGLAVYGTLIISGADNLIKPLVLHGQSNLHPLLALLSVIGGLQQLGPIGILVGPMVVVFLQTLLKILQRELMTMDRLAAAAAAIGVQLPLGQRAPPTSAVPAATETVVDPTTGLPVDAKPMDSTYGENPPASGNGSHQPSPPAVQSPPTNPNLKRKKKR; encoded by the coding sequence ATGGCACGCCTGGTTTCGTTTGTAGTCCTGCTAGTCATTTTGATTCTGATCGCGCTCCTCTTTTTCCGCGTGATGGAATCATTTCTGCTGCCGGTCTTTTTGGCCGCCCTTTTGGGCGTGGTGTTCCAGCCCTTGTATCGCTGGACCGTGGCCCATTGCCGCAATCAGCGCTATGTAGCCGCGACCCTCACGACCTTGATGGTGCTGATTACGGTACTTGCCCCTGCCGCTCTGGTCCTCACGTTGGCCGGTGCGCAAGGTCTTTCGCTCGCTACTCAATTGCAGGGGACCGACGTTCGCAAAAAACTCGACGAACTGCGGAGCGAATACTCGCTCGATATTCCCATCCGCGATGATTTGCAGGGAATCGATTTCAAGCTCAAGGCCTGGCGCGATCAATTGCGCAATGGCGAAACGCCCAAGTACTCCGAAGTTTCGGTCGAGAACCTGATCACACGCGTCGAGCGAATCGAAGCTTGGCGCAAGCAGGCAATCGAGGCTGGCGTTCATGCCAACCCGATACCTCTCCTCGCTCAATTGGAGATTCTGCGCAAGGTCGAGTCAGAGTCGCCACAGGGTGACGACGCATTGCTGGCCGCGGTGGCAGAGTTTCGCATCTACAAGCGCGACTTGCTCGGAGGTGCGTTCTTGTCGGTCGTGAAGGAAGTGGTCAATCCGACCGACGAACAAATCGAGAAGCTGTTCGGGCCGTCGTTCGCCATCGGGTCAAAGTTGTATTCGTATGGCGGTGAAACGTTGATTATCCTGGGAAAATTGCTGATCGGGACGATCATCATCATCGCCACATTATTCTTCTTGTTTGCCGAAGGCTCGCGCATGCTCGATGCGGCCATTCGCCTTAGCCCACTCGAAGAACGCTATGTGCGCGAACTGGTCAGCGAGTTCGATCGCGTTTGTCGCGCCGTGGTTGCTGCAACGCTGCTATCGGCCGTCGCCCAGGGAATTCTCGCAGGCATTGGGTTTTATTTCGCAGGGCTCGAGCATTCGGTGGCACTGCTCATGCTCCTCACCATGGTCCTCGCGATGGTACCGTTCACCGGGGCAGCTTCGGTTTGGGTGCCGGTTTGCGTGTACCTATATATGTATAAAGGAGACACCACCGCAGCGGTCGGACTGGCCGTTTATGGCACGCTGATTATTTCCGGGGCTGACAATTTGATTAAGCCGCTTGTGCTGCATGGGCAGTCGAATTTGCATCCGCTACTCGCACTGCTTAGTGTTATCGGCGGGCTGCAGCAACTGGGGCCGATCGGCATTCTCGTGGGGCCGATGGTCGTGGTCTTTCTGCAAACGCTGCTGAAGATCCTGCAACGCGAACTAATGACCATGGATCGTCTGGCAGCCGCCGCAGCAGCAATTGGAGTTCAACTTCCTTTAGGCCAACGCGCGCCCCCAACTTCCGCGGTCCCCGCAGCGACGGAAACTGTCGTCGACCCAACCACGGGCTTACCTGTCGATGCCAAGCCGATGGATTCAACCTATGGCGAGAATCCACCAGCCAGCGGAAATGGCTCACATCAGCCTTCACCACCCGCGGTCCAAAGTCCACCGACAAACCCGAATCTCAAGCGGAAGAAGAAGCGGTAG
- a CDS encoding M14 family metallopeptidase → MGIGLCVEISANYEEARHTFRHCVELLGWQHEAHDIAGQSPAGDDLTIDIAWSPAPPDAPTLVLSSGLHGVEGFFGSAVQCAILNRLLFHEQLHLPELKLGEVRLLMMHGLNPYGFAWLRRMDADGIDLNRNFLLPGDDYRGSPAGYAALDPLLNPRSSAGWFDLFSVKLALAAARMGVRQLTQTIAAGQFDFPQGLFFGGNGPSQTQQILAANLPRWLASSSRVVHLDFHTGLGRAGEGKLLLDDALTESQRNFLIEYLDSGSFVENDGSDVNYQVRGSLGCWCAHQSRVSDYLYACAEFGTYPPLQVLAGLRAENREFHWGKANSTALSAAKERLRELFCPSEWSYDRRPLGLAEEWVEDVIFGLQQG, encoded by the coding sequence ATGGGCATTGGGCTCTGCGTCGAAATCTCTGCCAACTATGAAGAAGCTCGACACACGTTTCGTCATTGTGTCGAGCTACTCGGCTGGCAACACGAAGCTCACGACATCGCTGGCCAGTCACCCGCGGGCGATGATCTGACGATCGATATCGCCTGGTCTCCTGCGCCTCCTGATGCGCCGACGCTCGTGCTTTCGAGCGGGTTGCATGGTGTGGAAGGGTTCTTTGGATCTGCCGTACAGTGTGCGATCCTGAATCGACTGTTATTTCACGAGCAGTTGCATTTGCCAGAGCTAAAGCTAGGCGAAGTTCGTCTGCTAATGATGCATGGCCTGAATCCCTATGGGTTCGCCTGGTTGCGGCGAATGGATGCCGATGGCATCGATCTCAATCGCAATTTTCTGTTGCCTGGCGATGATTATCGTGGTTCGCCCGCCGGCTATGCTGCACTCGATCCTTTGCTAAATCCTCGGTCCTCCGCAGGCTGGTTCGATCTATTTTCAGTGAAGCTCGCGCTGGCCGCTGCGCGAATGGGAGTGCGCCAGCTAACGCAAACCATTGCTGCTGGCCAATTCGATTTTCCCCAAGGTCTGTTCTTTGGTGGCAACGGTCCCTCTCAGACGCAGCAGATCCTGGCGGCAAATCTGCCTCGGTGGTTGGCGAGCAGTAGTCGCGTTGTGCACCTGGATTTCCATACGGGACTCGGCAGAGCTGGCGAGGGAAAGCTGCTACTTGATGATGCGCTCACCGAGTCGCAACGCAACTTCCTGATCGAATACTTGGACTCAGGCTCGTTTGTTGAAAACGACGGCAGCGATGTGAACTACCAGGTGCGCGGCAGCCTGGGATGCTGGTGCGCGCATCAATCAAGAGTTTCAGACTACCTTTACGCATGTGCCGAGTTCGGTACCTATCCCCCGCTTCAAGTGCTCGCGGGATTGCGAGCGGAGAATCGAGAGTTTCATTGGGGAAAGGCTAATTCGACCGCACTATCCGCCGCCAAAGAGAGGCTCCGAGAGCTTTTTTGCCCCAGTGAGTGGTCTTATGATCGTCGGCCGCTTGGCCTAGCCGAAGAATGGGTCGAGGATGTGATTTTCGGGCTGCAACAAGGCTGA
- the rplT gene encoding 50S ribosomal protein L20, with protein MRTTNGHARNKSKKRIFKRAKGFWGGRRKLLRTVKETLLRAGRYAYRDRRVKRRNFRELWIIRISAACAERGLRYSLFINGLKKANITLDRKSLSEIAIHDPPAFDAIFQEAKAALA; from the coding sequence ATGCGTACCACCAACGGTCACGCCCGTAACAAATCGAAGAAGCGGATTTTCAAGCGAGCCAAGGGCTTTTGGGGCGGTCGGCGTAAGCTGCTTCGCACCGTCAAAGAAACCCTGCTTCGTGCCGGCCGCTATGCCTATCGCGATCGCCGCGTCAAACGGCGTAACTTTCGCGAATTGTGGATCATCCGCATCAGTGCTGCCTGTGCTGAACGAGGTCTCCGCTATAGCCTGTTCATCAATGGGCTGAAGAAGGCTAACATAACGCTCGATCGCAAGAGCCTGTCGGAAATCGCAATTCACGATCCACCGGCCTTCGATGCGATCTTCCAAGAAGCGAAAGCTGCTTTGGCGTAG
- the rpmI gene encoding 50S ribosomal protein L35, protein MPKMKTHKGTKKRFRVTATGKFKHRCAGTSHLASRMSKKRRRNLRGTRVLHDSVNHQIARALGFYSL, encoded by the coding sequence ATGCCGAAGATGAAGACCCACAAGGGAACCAAGAAGCGGTTCCGGGTGACGGCCACAGGAAAGTTCAAGCACCGCTGCGCCGGGACGAGCCATCTCGCCTCGCGCATGTCGAAGAAGCGTCGCCGCAACCTGCGGGGAACGCGTGTGTTGCACGATTCTGTCAATCACCAGATCGCGCGAGCTCTCGGTTTCTACAGCCTGTAA
- a CDS encoding SMI1/KNR4 family protein → MSRAFDSLTAKIRSLSDARCENQMYVWPGFDPANPKPAKFFKNLGIKFDGVLFISYPVKMTFLPLAKDELIQQERLLGAELPADYKDLLQQFGPVHLPGVANIIIESPQDALQTTHSKWCYDGTPLVLAISAYNLTSDGNSIGYLRNGESFGPEIYEFDHERFYNGGDPSAWTRKIGDSLADFLLEYLEGQT, encoded by the coding sequence ATGTCGCGAGCATTTGACTCACTCACGGCGAAGATTCGCTCGTTAAGCGACGCGCGATGCGAGAACCAGATGTACGTATGGCCGGGCTTCGATCCAGCAAATCCCAAGCCGGCAAAGTTCTTCAAAAACCTCGGGATCAAGTTCGATGGCGTTCTCTTTATTAGTTACCCGGTCAAGATGACGTTCTTGCCGCTTGCCAAAGATGAACTGATTCAGCAAGAACGCTTATTGGGTGCCGAACTCCCGGCTGACTACAAAGACTTGTTGCAGCAGTTTGGGCCGGTGCATCTCCCTGGAGTGGCGAATATTATCATCGAGTCCCCGCAAGACGCGTTACAAACGACTCACAGCAAGTGGTGCTACGATGGCACACCGCTCGTACTCGCGATCTCGGCTTACAACCTCACCTCCGACGGCAACAGCATTGGATACCTTCGAAACGGCGAATCGTTCGGACCAGAGATCTACGAATTCGATCACGAACGATTTTACAACGGAGGCGATCCCAGTGCCTGGACAAGGAAGATTGGTGATTCGCTCGCAGATTTTCTGCTGGAGTACCTAGAAGGTCAGACGTAG
- a CDS encoding DUF7919 family protein has protein sequence MWSRVATVEKLQQALRLIDSYSLVCHEIRRCITLAELRDLTPCTYLPVVADHILAVGWLEKAFEIPTGPTPQEVFAKLTEFARNPWQPFVSAGYHECGICQFGGEKRGTANLFIPYEGKIYVCPELITHYINAHYYSPPVEFCEAVLACPPMQSMAYKRLLVACSGAVLWQTE, from the coding sequence ATGTGGTCGCGCGTGGCGACGGTCGAGAAGCTGCAGCAAGCGTTACGACTGATCGACAGCTATAGCTTGGTATGTCACGAGATTAGGCGGTGCATCACTTTGGCTGAATTGCGCGATCTCACGCCCTGCACATACCTGCCAGTCGTTGCCGATCACATCCTTGCGGTCGGCTGGTTGGAGAAGGCATTTGAAATTCCTACTGGCCCCACGCCGCAAGAGGTGTTCGCGAAGCTGACGGAGTTCGCTCGCAATCCGTGGCAGCCGTTCGTCTCAGCCGGTTACCATGAATGCGGTATCTGCCAGTTTGGCGGCGAGAAACGCGGCACGGCAAATCTCTTCATTCCGTACGAGGGCAAGATTTATGTCTGTCCGGAATTAATCACCCACTACATCAACGCGCACTATTACTCCCCACCCGTCGAGTTCTGCGAAGCGGTGTTAGCATGCCCACCGATGCAGTCGATGGCGTACAAGAGATTGCTGGTCGCTTGCAGTGGAGCGGTACTTTGGCAAACTGAGTAG
- a CDS encoding ThuA domain-containing protein, with amino-acid sequence MKRVLSLSVLLLLSLLTTLAVGEDKEAKKEPRTSGYRLLMITQSAGFRHGSVNRKDAKLAPAEQAITELGVKSNLFRADCSQDVAKDFTKENLKNYDIVLFYTTGNLPIKPEDLDYFFQDWLKQKGHGFIGTHSAADTYHNYQPYWDMIGGTFNGHPWGSGDTVTVSVHDTKHPVSKPWGEEFVIKDEIYRFKNWQPEKVRVLMSLNMAKTANKIDDQLRSQANNQEKMGKTEDAAKTRARIGEGPYHVPIAWVKNYGDGKAMHMSLGHNEAVWADERYMASLLNGIKWELNLEEGDATPNPEVSAEQEKKARADIAKAEKK; translated from the coding sequence ATGAAACGAGTCCTTTCCCTTTCCGTATTACTCCTCCTGTCGCTGCTCACCACATTGGCCGTCGGCGAAGACAAAGAAGCGAAGAAAGAACCACGCACCAGTGGTTACCGCCTGTTGATGATCACGCAGAGCGCTGGCTTTCGCCACGGCAGCGTGAATCGCAAAGATGCCAAGCTAGCACCCGCCGAACAGGCCATCACCGAATTGGGCGTGAAGAGCAACCTGTTCCGTGCCGATTGCAGCCAGGATGTCGCCAAGGACTTTACCAAAGAGAACTTGAAGAACTACGACATCGTCCTCTTCTACACTACCGGCAATTTGCCCATCAAACCCGAAGACCTCGACTACTTTTTTCAAGACTGGCTGAAGCAAAAGGGGCACGGCTTCATTGGCACCCATTCCGCAGCCGACACTTATCACAACTATCAACCTTATTGGGACATGATAGGCGGCACGTTCAACGGCCACCCCTGGGGTTCGGGCGATACCGTCACCGTCAGCGTGCACGACACGAAGCACCCCGTTAGCAAGCCGTGGGGCGAAGAGTTTGTCATCAAGGACGAAATCTACCGCTTCAAGAATTGGCAACCTGAAAAAGTCCGCGTGCTGATGAGCCTGAACATGGCCAAAACCGCGAACAAGATCGACGACCAACTGCGCAGCCAGGCGAACAATCAAGAAAAGATGGGTAAGACCGAAGACGCCGCCAAGACCCGCGCTCGCATTGGCGAAGGTCCGTATCACGTGCCAATCGCCTGGGTGAAGAACTACGGCGACGGCAAAGCCATGCACATGAGCCTCGGCCACAACGAAGCTGTCTGGGCCGATGAGCGCTACATGGCCTCGCTCCTCAATGGCATCAAGTGGGAACTGAACCTCGAAGAAGGGGATGCCACTCCGAATCCAGAAGTCTCTGCCGAGCAAGAAAAGAAAGCCCGTGCAGATATTGCGAAAGCTGAGAAGAAGTAG
- a CDS encoding S1C family serine protease, with translation MDNVLNDPERSGNRRAPESALAEELSPAERNSLVERLKVLPPLNALPERSTSSAAGKESAKWHSDETELAESEARPGIRDELRIRLAWAKLLWLLTFLGVLLGVTYLVPNMVEQIQYASARGKQRAEHELAKEELKDQPLAQLSRASQLVSQRVGPSVVHITAQTNMNKVAIAGGPLGGAWRIPHDGQGSGFVLDREGHIVTNHHVIDGAKEIEVFLSDGRRAMAQIIGQDRETDLALLKIDADGLIPADWGESDDAEVGSMVWAVGSPFGLQRSVTSGIISGKHRTGMSRSPYQDFLQTDAAVNPGNSGGPLVDIQGRVIGVNTAIVGDAYQGISFAIPSHIARQIITRLKTEGLVRRGWLGVELADVAIAATNLPTANSATPAAKGAMVLRVINTPKQPSPAYEAGIMEGDIVLSWDNREVTTPTELRQFVAQTKIGTRVKATVNRNGNLLELEVAVGERPAQL, from the coding sequence ATGGATAACGTCCTGAATGATCCAGAACGATCGGGCAATCGGCGTGCGCCGGAGAGTGCCCTGGCCGAAGAGCTTTCCCCCGCGGAGCGGAATTCGCTCGTCGAGCGATTAAAAGTTCTGCCGCCCTTGAACGCGTTGCCCGAGAGGTCGACTTCGAGTGCCGCTGGCAAAGAGTCGGCTAAGTGGCACAGCGACGAAACCGAGTTGGCCGAAAGTGAGGCCCGCCCGGGCATTCGTGACGAACTGCGTATTCGCCTGGCCTGGGCCAAATTGCTTTGGCTCCTCACGTTTCTCGGTGTGCTGCTGGGGGTGACCTACCTCGTGCCAAATATGGTCGAGCAGATTCAATATGCTTCGGCCCGCGGCAAGCAGCGCGCCGAACATGAATTGGCCAAGGAGGAATTGAAAGATCAACCCCTCGCACAGTTGTCGCGCGCTTCGCAATTGGTTTCGCAGCGAGTTGGTCCCAGCGTGGTGCATATCACCGCGCAAACGAACATGAATAAGGTGGCGATCGCTGGCGGCCCTCTCGGCGGTGCCTGGCGAATTCCGCACGATGGCCAAGGTTCTGGCTTCGTGCTCGATCGAGAAGGGCACATCGTCACGAATCACCACGTGATCGACGGTGCTAAAGAAATTGAAGTCTTCCTTAGCGATGGTCGCCGCGCCATGGCACAGATCATTGGCCAGGATCGCGAGACCGATCTGGCCCTGCTGAAGATCGATGCCGACGGTCTGATTCCCGCTGATTGGGGCGAAAGCGATGACGCCGAAGTGGGCTCGATGGTCTGGGCGGTGGGAAGTCCCTTTGGTTTACAGCGCAGCGTGACGAGCGGCATCATCAGTGGCAAACATCGCACGGGAATGTCGCGGTCCCCCTATCAGGATTTTTTGCAAACCGATGCCGCCGTGAATCCGGGCAATAGCGGCGGACCACTCGTCGATATTCAAGGCCGCGTGATTGGCGTGAATACGGCGATCGTTGGCGACGCGTATCAGGGAATCAGCTTTGCGATCCCCAGCCACATTGCCCGGCAGATCATCACTCGTCTGAAGACCGAAGGACTGGTGCGCCGCGGTTGGCTCGGCGTCGAACTGGCCGATGTGGCTATCGCGGCCACGAACTTGCCCACTGCGAATAGTGCGACACCGGCAGCCAAGGGAGCGATGGTGCTGCGTGTGATCAACACTCCCAAACAACCTTCACCAGCCTATGAAGCAGGCATTATGGAAGGCGACATCGTGCTGAGTTGGGACAACCGCGAAGTAACTACCCCGACAGAGTTGCGCCAATTCGTGGCCCAAACCAAGATCGGCACGCGCGTCAAAGCCACCGTCAATCGCAACGGCAACCTGCTGGAGTTGGAAGTTGCCGTCGGTGAACGGCCGGCGCAGTTGTAG
- a CDS encoding DUF1573 domain-containing protein, giving the protein MIRNYASTLSFTGKLAGKVTCAFLVAGLLLCGEVSAKDWAQKMFKISTHDFGHVARGAKTEFAFEIQNTYEEDVHIAEVRSSCGCTTPTVTKTTLKTWEKGAVIAAFNTRSFTGQRNSTLTVVIDKPFHAEVQLQVSGYIHTDVDFQPGSIAFGDVDQGTTVQQKVAVTFYGRNNWNITDVRSVNEFLEVELSDAVRGGGRTTYQMSVKLKDNAPAGYISDTLTLVTDDRTLATVPLTVEGKIVPPLTVSPSALFLGVLQPGQSVTKQLVVRARQPFKILAVRCDGEAFQFKTTDQARPVHLVPVTFTADENNGEIQQTIEIETDLKVGGKTTCLARGSIRGPLAPPGNQVNQANQNAARSIIQK; this is encoded by the coding sequence ATGATTCGCAACTACGCGTCGACGCTCTCGTTTACCGGCAAACTTGCTGGCAAAGTGACTTGCGCCTTCCTTGTGGCCGGCTTGCTGCTCTGCGGCGAAGTCAGCGCAAAGGATTGGGCGCAAAAGATGTTCAAAATCAGCACGCATGATTTTGGTCACGTGGCCCGGGGGGCCAAAACCGAGTTTGCCTTCGAGATTCAAAACACCTACGAAGAAGACGTGCACATTGCCGAAGTCCGCAGCAGTTGCGGTTGCACGACTCCCACCGTAACGAAGACCACGCTCAAGACCTGGGAGAAGGGGGCTGTCATCGCCGCCTTCAATACGCGCTCGTTTACCGGTCAACGAAATTCGACGCTGACCGTTGTCATCGATAAACCTTTCCATGCCGAAGTGCAGCTGCAGGTTAGCGGCTACATCCACACCGATGTCGATTTCCAGCCCGGCTCGATTGCCTTTGGCGACGTTGACCAAGGGACCACCGTGCAGCAGAAAGTGGCTGTTACTTTTTATGGCCGCAACAACTGGAACATCACCGACGTTCGCAGCGTGAATGAGTTCTTAGAAGTGGAACTCAGCGACGCGGTGCGAGGTGGTGGCCGCACGACGTATCAAATGAGCGTCAAGCTGAAGGACAATGCCCCGGCCGGTTATATCAGCGATACGCTGACGCTTGTGACCGATGATCGTACGCTGGCGACCGTGCCGCTGACGGTGGAAGGAAAGATCGTTCCGCCACTGACCGTCAGCCCGAGCGCGCTCTTCCTCGGCGTGTTGCAACCCGGCCAAAGCGTGACCAAGCAGCTTGTCGTCCGCGCTCGTCAGCCATTCAAGATTCTGGCGGTTCGCTGCGATGGCGAAGCGTTTCAGTTCAAGACGACCGATCAGGCTCGACCGGTGCACCTGGTTCCGGTCACATTCACAGCAGACGAGAACAACGGTGAGATTCAGCAAACGATCGAAATCGAAACCGATCTGAAAGTCGGCGGCAAAACCACGTGCCTCGCCCGCGGTAGCATTCGCGGCCCGCTGGCCCCACCGGGTAATCAGGTCAATCAAGCCAATCAAAACGCGGCTCGGTCAATCATTCAGAAGTAG
- a CDS encoding thioredoxin-like domain-containing protein has product MMAVKLTVSTFGWEGIDMIWMATRGTVLMQAFLVLAAISASGCVQEAASQPKYKPAAETAATTVAEATSPPVTESANAPPGLDPKKEVPEVPPADKPVEQPAAGPEAATEAPPDKETLIAMQAPGKAVNPFRRRLEAPDFPKGMEWINTKPLSKKDLKGKFVLLDFWTYCCINCMHILPELKKLEKQYPNELVVIGVHSAKFDTEKDRENILAAVLRYEIEHPVVNDADHKIWDTFGINSWPTALLIDPEGQAVWGRSGEFKADEVAEVLNSAIPFYKENKLLDDSKPFPLDLEAGKQLATPLRFPGKILADEPSGRLFISDSNHNRIVITDLDGKLLDIIGSGAIGKDDGAFQTASFDHPQGCVLHGDTLYVADTENHLLRKVDLKAKTVKTIAGVGSQAKHPWPGLEEARLSGAIPERWAGKPLVTGLNSPWDLWIHGKNMYIAMAGPHQIWMMPLDESEIGPYAGNGREDIVDGPLMPPTPYEAGFSSFAQPSGLSSDGEWLFVADSEGSSIRAVPFDRKQEVRTVVGSNLLPGGRLFAFGDSDGPKEKAKLQHALGVTYLNGQLYITDTYNDKIKVVDAKTGETTTLAGTGEPGKTDEPATFDEPAGISHAKGKLYIADTNNHLIRTLDLATKKVNTLAISGLTSPAASKAPDKKPTFKGALQEAVPLASLKPTDGSVKVNVQIKIPTGWKVNPLAPMSYWVDSAKAEGPVSRTSFGRKKLGEPTANFEVVLPVTGTGEDEINISLNYYYCQDADEGVCKIGSVVFTVPLKIADDAKESSVVISHVIPE; this is encoded by the coding sequence ATGATGGCGGTCAAACTGACCGTTTCGACTTTCGGCTGGGAAGGGATCGATATGATTTGGATGGCAACCCGCGGCACGGTACTTATGCAGGCATTCTTGGTGCTCGCAGCAATCAGCGCCAGTGGATGCGTGCAAGAAGCTGCCTCTCAGCCCAAGTACAAACCGGCCGCCGAGACGGCTGCCACGACCGTGGCAGAAGCCACATCGCCCCCCGTGACTGAATCCGCCAATGCTCCGCCGGGGCTAGATCCAAAAAAAGAAGTTCCTGAAGTTCCGCCTGCTGATAAACCCGTCGAGCAGCCAGCGGCTGGCCCGGAAGCGGCGACCGAAGCTCCGCCCGATAAAGAAACGCTAATCGCCATGCAAGCACCGGGCAAAGCGGTGAATCCGTTTCGTCGTCGGCTCGAAGCACCCGACTTTCCCAAGGGAATGGAATGGATTAACACCAAGCCCCTGAGCAAAAAGGACTTGAAGGGAAAATTCGTCCTGCTCGACTTCTGGACCTATTGCTGCATCAACTGCATGCACATCCTCCCTGAACTCAAGAAGCTCGAGAAGCAGTACCCGAACGAGCTTGTCGTCATTGGCGTGCACTCGGCCAAATTTGATACCGAGAAGGATCGCGAGAACATTCTCGCCGCTGTGCTGCGCTACGAAATTGAGCACCCTGTCGTCAACGATGCGGACCACAAAATTTGGGACACCTTCGGCATCAACAGTTGGCCGACGGCGCTTTTGATCGATCCCGAAGGGCAAGCGGTCTGGGGTCGCAGCGGTGAGTTCAAGGCCGATGAAGTGGCCGAAGTGCTGAACAGTGCGATTCCCTTCTACAAAGAAAACAAACTTCTCGACGATTCAAAGCCCTTCCCCCTCGACTTGGAAGCTGGAAAGCAATTGGCCACGCCGTTGCGATTTCCGGGCAAGATCCTGGCCGATGAGCCGAGTGGGCGGCTGTTCATCTCGGACAGCAATCACAACCGCATCGTAATCACCGACTTGGATGGCAAGTTGCTCGACATCATCGGCAGCGGCGCGATCGGCAAGGACGATGGCGCATTTCAAACCGCTTCGTTCGATCATCCTCAAGGCTGCGTGCTGCACGGCGACACACTGTATGTGGCCGATACCGAAAACCACTTGCTCCGCAAAGTCGATTTGAAAGCCAAAACGGTCAAGACCATCGCGGGCGTCGGTTCACAGGCCAAGCATCCGTGGCCTGGTCTGGAAGAAGCTCGCCTTTCTGGCGCGATTCCCGAACGCTGGGCCGGCAAGCCGCTGGTGACTGGCCTCAATAGTCCCTGGGATTTGTGGATTCACGGCAAGAACATGTACATCGCCATGGCTGGACCACACCAGATCTGGATGATGCCGCTCGATGAATCCGAGATTGGCCCTTACGCCGGCAACGGTCGCGAAGACATCGTCGATGGCCCCCTCATGCCACCCACACCTTACGAGGCGGGCTTCAGTTCGTTCGCCCAGCCCAGCGGGTTGTCGAGCGATGGCGAATGGCTGTTCGTCGCCGATAGCGAAGGCAGCTCCATTCGCGCGGTCCCCTTCGATCGCAAACAGGAAGTGCGAACCGTTGTGGGTTCGAACCTGTTGCCCGGTGGCCGTTTGTTTGCCTTCGGCGATAGCGATGGCCCCAAGGAAAAGGCCAAACTGCAGCACGCGCTGGGCGTGACCTATCTCAACGGTCAACTTTATATCACTGACACCTACAACGATAAGATCAAGGTAGTGGACGCCAAGACCGGCGAAACGACGACCCTCGCCGGTACCGGCGAACCTGGCAAGACTGACGAGCCAGCAACCTTCGATGAGCCAGCTGGCATCTCTCATGCCAAGGGTAAGTTGTACATCGCCGATACCAACAACCACCTGATCCGCACCCTTGATCTGGCCACCAAGAAGGTGAACACGCTCGCCATTAGTGGGCTGACTTCTCCTGCCGCCAGCAAAGCCCCCGACAAGAAACCCACATTCAAGGGTGCACTGCAAGAGGCCGTTCCGCTGGCCAGTTTGAAGCCAACCGATGGCTCAGTAAAGGTAAACGTCCAGATCAAGATTCCTACGGGCTGGAAGGTGAACCCGCTCGCCCCGATGTCGTACTGGGTCGACTCGGCCAAAGCTGAGGGGCCGGTGAGTCGCACCTCGTTTGGCCGCAAAAAGCTAGGCGAGCCAACTGCGAATTTTGAAGTTGTGTTGCCAGTTACAGGTACGGGCGAAGATGAAATCAACATCTCGCTGAATTACTATTACTGCCAGGATGCCGACGAAGGCGTTTGCAAGATTGGCTCGGTGGTCTTTACCGTTCCACTCAAAATCGCCGACGATGCCAAGGAAAGTAGCGTCGTTATTTCGCATGTAATCCCGGAGTAG